A genomic region of Solidesulfovibrio sp. contains the following coding sequences:
- the flgK gene encoding flagellar hook-associated protein FlgK, whose translation MSSLSSILSIGRSGLTATQAAIQVTGNNIANVDTEGYSKQTVVLTDGSYITTKPGQLGSGVVAQEVVRAHDAFAEAQYVSQLSTRDRWKALYTGLTSVQSLFNESNTDGANAALSKFFADWGDLASNTDAAATRQTMLDDSQTLLGIYRSMANSLDQQESQLNTAIGADVDTLNQLATDVADINKKINQLQIDGTSIPNSLYDQRDTKVEQMASLCDVNVVDNGRGDYTVYTKGGQTIVDGSVAFRFSFEQGQTVRTLSAASIAAGSDAQCYYEGTDSSEYTIQVVNPGTAGAGATFKASLDGGKTWLTDDDGNTRIFAANTDDGKVKVGDLDVWFGTVSDSTATPTDLNAGDSFTLVPKKGLYWYTTAGTPENVTPQQYADGTDNPRRLTGGALTGAFLLRDNGIGQYRNSLDSMVNSMVWEVNRLHSQGAGLTNFSTTLGTYSVDNPDTALASNSSGLAFFDRLQSGAFSLYVYDTDGNLAKDAGGNPIKASVAFDPTDTADGSLNGLVAAINDAFDPTYLSATVVNNQLSITGTGGYTFQFGEDTTGVLAALGVNTLFTGSTASDVALNSVATNDVNRVCVGHVGADGLAASGDNTTAKAITALEDKAVDFSVTGQTTVSQTLGDFYDSLVGKVGADTAAASYQSAYQSSLADQAKEQKLSASAVSLDEELTNLIKFQHAYQAAAKLISTANSMFETVLGLKN comes from the coding sequence ATGTCGAGCCTCAGTTCCATCCTCTCCATCGGGCGCTCGGGCCTGACCGCCACCCAGGCGGCCATCCAGGTCACGGGCAACAATATCGCCAACGTCGACACCGAGGGCTACAGCAAGCAGACGGTGGTCCTGACCGACGGGTCGTATATCACCACCAAGCCCGGCCAGCTCGGCTCGGGCGTGGTCGCCCAGGAGGTGGTGCGGGCCCACGACGCCTTCGCCGAGGCCCAATACGTTTCCCAGCTGTCCACGCGCGACCGCTGGAAGGCCCTCTACACCGGCCTGACCTCCGTGCAGAGCCTGTTCAACGAATCCAACACCGATGGGGCCAATGCCGCCCTGTCCAAGTTCTTCGCCGACTGGGGCGACCTGGCCAGCAACACCGACGCGGCCGCCACGCGCCAGACCATGCTCGACGACTCCCAGACCCTGCTCGGCATCTACCGGTCCATGGCCAACTCCCTGGACCAGCAGGAATCCCAGCTCAACACGGCCATCGGCGCCGATGTGGACACCCTCAACCAGCTCGCCACGGATGTGGCCGACATCAACAAGAAGATCAACCAGTTGCAGATCGACGGCACGAGCATCCCCAACAGCCTCTACGACCAGCGCGACACCAAGGTCGAGCAGATGGCCTCGCTTTGCGACGTCAACGTGGTGGACAACGGCCGGGGCGACTACACCGTCTACACCAAGGGCGGCCAGACCATCGTGGACGGCAGCGTGGCCTTCAGGTTCTCCTTCGAGCAGGGCCAGACCGTGCGCACCCTAAGCGCCGCCTCCATCGCCGCCGGTTCCGATGCCCAGTGCTACTACGAAGGCACGGATTCGAGCGAATACACCATCCAGGTCGTCAACCCCGGCACGGCCGGGGCCGGGGCCACCTTCAAGGCTTCCCTGGACGGCGGCAAGACCTGGCTGACCGACGACGACGGCAACACCCGAATTTTCGCCGCCAACACCGACGACGGCAAGGTCAAGGTCGGCGACCTCGACGTCTGGTTCGGCACGGTTTCGGACTCGACGGCCACGCCGACCGACCTCAATGCCGGCGACTCCTTCACCCTGGTGCCCAAAAAGGGCCTCTACTGGTACACCACCGCCGGCACGCCGGAAAACGTCACCCCCCAGCAGTACGCCGACGGCACGGACAACCCCAGGCGGCTGACGGGAGGCGCGCTGACCGGGGCGTTCCTGTTGCGCGACAACGGCATCGGCCAGTACCGCAATTCCCTGGACTCCATGGTCAATTCCATGGTCTGGGAGGTCAACCGCCTCCATTCCCAGGGTGCCGGCCTGACCAACTTCTCCACGACCCTGGGGACCTATTCCGTGGACAACCCCGACACCGCCCTGGCCAGCAATTCCTCGGGCCTGGCCTTTTTCGACCGGCTGCAATCCGGCGCCTTTTCCCTCTACGTCTACGACACCGACGGCAACCTGGCCAAGGACGCCGGCGGCAATCCGATCAAGGCCTCCGTGGCCTTCGACCCGACGGACACGGCAGACGGGTCCTTAAACGGCCTGGTCGCGGCCATCAACGACGCCTTCGACCCGACCTACCTGAGCGCCACGGTGGTCAACAACCAGCTGTCCATCACCGGCACGGGCGGCTACACCTTCCAGTTCGGCGAGGACACCACCGGCGTGTTGGCCGCCCTGGGCGTCAACACGCTTTTCACCGGGTCCACGGCCTCGGACGTGGCCCTGAACAGTGTCGCGACCAATGACGTCAACCGCGTCTGCGTCGGCCATGTCGGCGCCGACGGCCTGGCCGCCTCGGGGGACAACACCACGGCCAAGGCCATCACGGCCCTGGAGGACAAGGCCGTGGACTTCTCCGTCACCGGCCAGACCACGGTCTCCCAGACGCTCGGCGACTTCTACGACTCCCTGGTGGGCAAGGTCGGCGCGGACACCGCCGCCGCCTCCTACCAGTCCGCCTACCAGTCCTCCCTGGCCGACCAGGCCAAGGAACAGAAATTGTCCGCATCCGCCGTGAGCCTTGACGAGGAGCTGACCAACCTCATCAAGTTCCAGCATGCCTACCAGGCGGCGGCCAAGCTCATCAGCACGGCCAACTCCATGTTCGAGACGGTCCTGGGGCTCAAGAACTAG
- the flgN gene encoding flagellar export chaperone FlgN yields the protein MIERILSNLDRQRRAVELLRALQKEEFAELSARNPEAVASLEFSIQELLRQLAAERRSLHALYAAFDPAARRLFDIIDRFPPEAAARARVLHATIDAVEQACAKQAGRTYAMALGLYDMAKGGLENLRALLVPKKGTYGARGRLAMGQAGPSLVNGRL from the coding sequence ATGATCGAGCGGATACTGTCCAACCTTGATCGCCAGAGACGGGCCGTGGAACTGTTGCGCGCGCTGCAAAAGGAAGAATTTGCCGAGCTGTCCGCCCGCAATCCCGAGGCCGTGGCGTCCCTCGAATTCTCCATCCAGGAGCTGTTGCGCCAGTTGGCCGCCGAGCGCCGCAGCCTGCACGCCCTGTACGCGGCCTTCGACCCGGCCGCCAGGCGGCTGTTCGACATCATCGACCGTTTTCCGCCCGAGGCGGCCGCCCGGGCGCGGGTGCTGCACGCCACCATCGACGCCGTCGAGCAGGCCTGCGCCAAGCAGGCCGGCCGCACCTACGCCATGGCCCTGGGGCTCTACGACATGGCCAAGGGCGGCCTGGAAAACCTCCGGGCCCTGCTGGTGCCCAAAAAGGGCACCTACGGCGCCAGGGGCCGCCTGGCCATGGGCCAGGCCGGGCCGAGCCTGGTCAACGGGAGGCTGTGA
- a CDS encoding peptidoglycan DD-metalloendopeptidase family protein produces MSLPEGMGDLAATAGLQADVAQKLQMDAVRQAVAGGKTKEAKLREACQGFESVFISQLFKEMRATVPKDGLLHGQYEEQYYSMFDKAMSDKMAADGGIGLADMMYRQLKGQVAGKGAQAQAGDAAGRPAAAHGAFGPGTQRVPVSGQPAPAAPRGIEAQHFSPAVAAALARPGVSGLAAAHDPAQGTSAAAALQAGLPMAAPVTGDITSDYGWRDDPFKGDKAWHAGMDIAAPAGDPVAACWDGTVTYAGTRGGYGNVVEVSHPGGWKSVYGHLRSASVAAGDVVTAGEKIAEVGSTGRSTGPHLHFELRRDGESVDPKKLLAGSGLLEGMM; encoded by the coding sequence ATGAGCCTTCCCGAGGGCATGGGCGATCTGGCCGCCACGGCGGGCCTGCAGGCGGACGTGGCGCAGAAGCTGCAAATGGACGCCGTGCGCCAGGCCGTGGCCGGCGGCAAGACCAAGGAAGCCAAGCTCCGGGAAGCCTGCCAGGGGTTCGAGTCGGTCTTCATTTCCCAGTTGTTCAAGGAGATGCGGGCCACGGTGCCGAAAGACGGGCTGCTCCACGGCCAGTACGAGGAGCAGTATTACTCGATGTTCGACAAGGCCATGTCCGACAAGATGGCCGCCGACGGCGGCATCGGCCTGGCCGACATGATGTACCGCCAGCTCAAGGGCCAGGTGGCCGGCAAGGGCGCCCAGGCCCAGGCCGGGGACGCGGCCGGCCGGCCGGCCGCCGCCCACGGCGCGTTCGGCCCGGGCACGCAGCGGGTGCCGGTGTCGGGACAGCCGGCGCCGGCCGCGCCCCGGGGCATCGAGGCCCAGCACTTTTCGCCGGCCGTGGCCGCCGCCCTGGCCCGGCCCGGGGTGTCGGGCCTGGCCGCCGCCCACGACCCGGCCCAGGGCACCTCGGCCGCGGCCGCGCTCCAGGCCGGCCTGCCCATGGCCGCGCCCGTGACCGGCGACATCACCTCGGACTACGGCTGGCGCGACGACCCCTTCAAGGGGGACAAGGCCTGGCACGCCGGCATGGACATCGCCGCTCCGGCCGGGGACCCGGTGGCCGCCTGCTGGGACGGCACCGTGACCTACGCCGGCACCAGGGGCGGCTACGGCAACGTGGTGGAAGTCAGCCACCCCGGCGGCTGGAAGAGCGTGTACGGCCATTTGCGCTCCGCCTCGGTTGCGGCCGGCGACGTGGTGACGGCTGGCGAAAAAATTGCAGAGGTGGGCAGTACCGGGCGCTCCACCGGGCCGCATCTGCACTTCGAGCTGCGCCGGGACGGGGAGTCGGTGGACCCCAAGAAATTGCTCGCCGGGTCGGGCCTGCTGGAAGGGATGATGTAA
- a CDS encoding flagellar basal body P-ring protein FlgI: MHPIAARSARRPLAATPLRTVMVLTGLLLALAAVAALAARPAHGARIKDIASVSGMRNNQLVGYGLVVGLSGTGDQRGSDFTVQSIFNMLDKMGVRVDKATLKPKNVAAVMVTAQMPVSAKPGSRLDVTVSSIGDSTSLLGGVLLVTPMKGVDGNIYAIAQGSVLVGGVSAQGAGASVSKNITTVGMLPGGANVERAVAFSFNDQPDVTLSLRNPDFSTATRVAKRVNETMGAAMASAVDAGTVRLAVPPENQGNLVPLLASIENIEVTPDHRARVVVDEKTGTVVLGQNVQISPVAVTHGNLQIQVQESADVSQPLPFSGGQTVVTPQTNIGVNEENRKLKMIEGATLQELVEGLNALGATPRDLISVLRTLESSGALQADLEVN, encoded by the coding sequence ATGCACCCCATCGCAGCACGCAGTGCCCGCCGGCCCCTGGCCGCCACCCCTCTCCGGACCGTCATGGTCCTGACGGGGCTGCTTCTCGCCCTGGCCGCCGTGGCCGCGCTGGCGGCCCGGCCGGCCCACGGCGCGCGCATAAAGGACATCGCCAGCGTGTCGGGCATGCGCAACAACCAGCTCGTCGGCTACGGCCTGGTGGTCGGGCTTTCGGGCACGGGCGACCAGCGCGGCTCGGACTTCACGGTCCAGTCCATTTTCAACATGCTCGACAAGATGGGCGTGCGCGTGGACAAGGCGACGCTCAAGCCCAAAAACGTGGCCGCGGTCATGGTCACGGCCCAGATGCCCGTCTCGGCCAAGCCCGGCAGCCGCCTGGACGTGACCGTGTCCTCCATCGGCGACTCCACGAGCCTACTCGGCGGCGTGCTGCTGGTGACGCCCATGAAGGGCGTGGACGGCAACATCTACGCCATCGCCCAGGGTTCGGTGCTTGTCGGCGGCGTGTCGGCCCAGGGGGCCGGGGCGTCGGTGTCCAAAAACATCACCACCGTGGGCATGCTGCCCGGCGGGGCCAACGTGGAACGGGCGGTGGCCTTTTCCTTCAACGACCAGCCCGACGTCACCCTGTCGCTGCGCAACCCCGATTTCTCCACGGCCACCCGCGTGGCCAAGCGCGTCAACGAAACCATGGGCGCGGCCATGGCCTCGGCCGTGGACGCCGGCACCGTGCGCCTGGCCGTGCCGCCGGAAAACCAGGGCAACCTCGTGCCGCTGCTGGCGTCCATCGAGAACATCGAGGTCACCCCGGACCACCGGGCCCGGGTGGTGGTGGACGAAAAGACCGGCACCGTGGTCCTCGGCCAGAACGTGCAGATTTCCCCGGTGGCCGTCACCCACGGCAACCTCCAGATCCAGGTTCAGGAATCGGCCGACGTGTCCCAGCCGCTGCCCTTCTCGGGCGGCCAGACGGTGGTCACGCCGCAAACCAACATCGGGGTCAACGAGGAGAACCGCAAGCTCAAGATGATCGAGGGCGCCACCCTACAGGAATTGGTCGAGGGCTTAAACGCCCTGGGGGCCACGCCCCGCGACCTGATCAGCGTCCTGCGCACCCTGGAATCGTCCGGGGCCCTGCAGGCCGACCTGGAGGTCAACTAG